The nucleotide sequence TCCCCCATTCAGCAAACGTATCCGCCCGGGCTTGGCGTATCAGAGCCACAAGCTCCTCATCCTCCCCGCGCATAAGCTCCACCTCCACCGGGCGGCGGAACGAgcaggcgatgtggtataacttcccacgctctgccgccgccaaatggaacgatggaaccgttgcgaggaggcccaccaccttgacggagatggagcggtatccccgtgtggcccgcaaggggctgtttcaataaatgaaaacaataatattttactctcgaatggtttaggaacgactaactggcaagtttcgatagccgaataacctgatccagtgttttgcgatgcgactatcgagtgtgccgcgcggatttccactgtatatccacccgaggttgtaaggctcggattcaccgttgtgaacgcgtcgcgtacccgtatcgccgaaaagttacccgccaatttaatattgggtaacgggatccgattgaaagtgctgtggttgcgtacgatcgcgaaagtctgataacaacggaatgactgctgcgtttgctgtccggggtccgtttgctggccatctcgttggtgtccaactcttccaagggatggacccgaaaatcccgaaagactcatccccattcgttgattgacctgaGGGGAGGCGCATCATGTCTACTACGCAtcatgtaactcgcatcatgtcattttacgtattcttaatttgtttttaatatatgttttacacctactggaaaagtaataagaatgtaaagatagatcgaaattgtttatagcgaatagtgatttgttaagtttgcttattttgtttactactattataatttgctcaagtctcttattactaattttgcatatacttcatttattattaatttcgttttaaattgaatgtttttaaaaataaaatctttgttaaatttattaattatattggtaaatgtgggtgtccggtgtaatgatcgaggccgtgttcggtggtatacgtctttattggtcggtggaccgtcgactgccctgtatcgacgttcgcgaccgagtgtcgatcgcatacctttgactgaccacctctccctcgcgtcagtcaattgtttaacagatggcgaccgtccccggagccgatcttcacgtgtttctttgcggctttccgaggacggtcgccgccgcgtttacaatgtatattggcggttcgtcggcgtgctatttgcacggccgccacagtaaatttaattttctgcaaacaatttctgatatatatttatacattaataaccaaattacgagaagtgcccaaaaacaggccattagtccgcacagtacggcggtctctttattttccgagatatttgcaaaaaactatctatttcgatgaaaaattctgcctattttgaatgaccgaatttgttctttagggcggggggggggggggtgtgtgtgtgtgtgtgttctttggttaaaatccacaaggagatttttattatccaccctatgaaattatcgagtcgatgttctcccactttgcaatcaaattcacagaagtaatttattcatgatcacgataagttgtttctatatatgtatccattgagttcataaacgttgaatggtcttcacaagtgcaagtatttcaggtagagacaattttgtaattgcaccgcaaacgatcccttcatttattctcaggttgtccctacaatttattttccttacagcgtgtagtagcttgaaaacttcaccttctgccgttggatacatgttatatatatatatatatatatatatatatatatatatatatatatatatatatatatatatatatatatatatacagggtgttaaaaaaaaaccattcaatatttatatggtatataggatacacagtgctgagtgaaaaagctatagtaaacataggtcgaaaggtcaaccgtttctgagatataaacatttttgttacattagacgaatagacttgattcgttggacgcgtcgtgaagtgttatagtgatatatacaatttagaagtgtgcgagaatgttttgttcgacatcgtatcatattctcgaacaaagattgtgagtgactgccggtgtgcaataattcgcaagagtcgtgcactgaatcgttcggacgtgtcggaaatccatggggtcgagacgaatcagTGAAGAATTTTGCTCTTCAGTGATTGTTCTCGATCCTAtggatttccgacccgtcccaacgattgggtaaccgattctttcgaattattgcacacctgcaatgacttacaatctttgttcgagaatccgatacgatcccgaaaaaaccgttcttgcacacttccaaattccaaacaacactataatacgcgtcaatttgaatccgacattttcgagacggcgcatgaagtaattcttttttcttttccagaattatggaaccaaacaccatcaaatttgaaaaaatgtccttAGAACAGGGGCCATCCGCCCCAACGCCACGGGCCTCGCAGATACCGTGGCCCATTGCGGTAAAATTGTTGCCGCCCAACTTTCCGCCCTCCCGCATCCCGAGGCCATTTGAACGTGGGCCCCCGCCCACCTCCACGGCTAGGCTAAATTATGATTCttatgtaagtaaatatagaataaatgaagaaataataaaataataaataaatggtgaataattaaaaaattataaagcataatattatgtttcagaataaattggccaagctgataaagcgggcggagtaccgccagcggatgcggggctaaaaaaagagaggctgctttcatcacacacaggcgataaaataaactaaaataaataataataactataaatt is from Halictus rubicundus isolate RS-2024b unplaced genomic scaffold, iyHalRubi1_principal scaffold0215, whole genome shotgun sequence and encodes:
- the LOC143364029 gene encoding uncharacterized protein LOC143364029; this translates as MFSSVRPAIGCNVGSLFTSLTGSSVTPGPRVLFSTVKKKFHRIMEPNTIKFEKMSLEQGPSAPTPRASQIPWPIAVKLLPPNFPPSRIPRPFERGPPPTSTARLNYDSYNKLAKLIKRAEYRQRMRG